Part of the Halomarina litorea genome is shown below.
CAGCACTCACCCGCCCGCGTCAAGGCGGTTCGGAAGGGGAACATCATGGTCTTCGATTCTGTCGAATCGCCGTCTAGACGACGGCTCAGCGTTTGAGCGTTGTGCTGGCCGGAGAGACAGTGCCGGAGAGGGCGCGGAAAGTGGACGGCGCGGAAAGCGGAGGGCGCGGAGTGAGGTGACGGACTCGGGCGAGCGCTCAGTCGTCTAGCTGTTCGAGGACGGCCTGTGGCATCCTCTCGCGCGCGTCGGGGATGTCCTCGGGGGAGACGCCGGTGGCCATCAGCGGGCCGGTGCCGTTCGAGTTGGGGTCGAACAGGCGGATGGCCGTCTGGATGGTCGACCAGTCGTCACGCTCGGCGGCGTCCCGGAGGCTCTTCGTGGGAGCGGCGAGCAACTGCCCGACCAGCGAGTCCGCGAGCGACTCGACGACCTCTCGCTGTTCGTCGGTCAGGTCGCCGGCGGCCTCCAGTTGCGAGACGGCGCGGGCCACCTCGCGGCGCTTGACGCCCTCCGCGCCCTCGTACATCGCGCCGATGACCTCGTCGGCGCGCTTTCGCTTGTACTGCGAGAGGAGGTGCTCGAACTCGGCGTCGACGATGTCCTCCACCTCGCGGGCGGCCGCGGCCCGGCGTTCGGCCGTCTCGTCGGTGACCGACTGGAGCGCGTCCAGATCGCGGACGGTGACGCCCGCCATGTCCTCCGTCCCCGGGGCCACGTCGCGTGGCTGGGCGAGGTCGATGAGGAGCGTCTCGCCGGCAGTGGCGACGGTGTCGGCGTCGATGACGGCGCCGTCGGCACCGGTCGCCGTGACGACGAGGTCCGCCGTCTCCAGTGCCGTCGGGAGGGCGGCGAGGCCGACGGCGGTGGTCTCCGCCTCCGCCTCACAGACGAGCGTGTCCGCGACGTGTTCGGCGCGGGCGAGCGTTCGGTTGGCGACGACGAGCGAGTCCACCTCCTCGGCGAGGGCGCGGGCGGCGAGCGTTCCCATCTCGCCCGTTCCGACGACGAGCGCCGTCGCGTCCGCGAGGTCGAGTCGGCGGGCGGCGAGCCTGACGGCGGCGCTCCCGAGCGAGACGGCCCCCTCGTTGATGGCCGTCTCGGTGCGGGCGCGCTCGCCGACGTGGAGCGCCTTCGTGAGCGCGTCGTCGAGGATGGGCCCGACGCCTCCGTTCTCGCGGGCGGTGGCGTAGGCGTCGCGGAGCTGGCCGAGGATCTGGTCCTCGCCGACGACGAGCGACTCCAGCCCGCAGGCGACGCGCATGAGGTGTCTGAGCGAGGCCTCGTGGTCGAACCACTCGACTGCGTCGTCGTCGACGGCCGCGACGAGGGGGTCGAGCGCCGCCCGACCTGTCTCCTCGGTGTCGGTGACGACGTACGCCTCCGCGCGGTTACACGTCTGGAGGGCGAACGCTTCCGTGACGTCCGTCCGCCTGAGGAGGGACTGGACAGTCTCGGTCTGCCCCTCGCCGCAGGCCGCCTCGATGGCGTCGAGGTCCGCGTGCTCGTGTGCGACGCTGACCCCGCCGATGACGCTGGTGCCTACCATGGAGAGTCCCCGAGCTGTGCTGAGACGATTTCGACCACTATCTGCTTCGCCTTAGCGTCTCCGGAACCTAAAGCCTTCCAAACACGCTCGGAGGAGACGACCGCCCTAAGCGCTTCTCGCCGCTCCTCGGGGCCGTACTCCTCCCGCAAATCCTCGCGGAGCCGAGCCGTGAGCGACGCCAACTCGCCGGCCCCCTCCACCTCGCCTTCGACGCGCTTCCTGAGTTCCCTCGTGAGGGCGGGCGACCCCGTCGAGAGGCCGACCACGACGTCGCCGTCCCGGACGATGGAGGGGACCGCGACGTTCCGGTGGTCGCGCCCGCCCGAGCGGTCCGCCCGGTTGTACGGCAGACCGCGTTCGCGGGCGGCGCTCGCCGCGGCGTCGTTGACCGCCTCGTCGTCCGTCGCGGCGACGACCAGCGCCGGGGCGACCCGGCCGACCCACCCCGCGACGTCCTCGGGGGCGGGGCGGGCACGGACGAGCGAAGCGTCCCCGAACGACCGGTCGGCGAACGCGGGGCTGACGACGACGACGGCCGCCTCCTCGGCGAACGTCCGCGCCCGCCGCGCGCCGACGGGCCCGCCGCCGAAGACGAGGACGCGTTCGCCCCGGAGGTCGTGGAGGAGCGGAATCACGCGCTCACGCCCTCACCGGGTGTTCGCGCTCGCGCGCTCGTCCAGTCGGATGCCCGTCTTCTTCAGGATGCGCGTCGAGAACAGCGTGTCCCAGTCCTCGTCACCCACGTCCCAGAACTCGCTCATGCGCTCGCGGACCTGCTCGACGCGTTCGCGGGACTCGGCCTCGGTGCGCCCGTGGGTCATCGCGAAGAAGTTGTACGGCCACACCCCCTCGTGGCGCGGGCGCTGGTAGCAGTGGGTGACGAAGTCGAGCGAGGCTATCGCGGGGCCGACCTCCTCGACGAGTTCGTCGGGGACGTTCCAGACCGTCATCCCGTTCTCCGTGTACCCGAGCGCGTAGTGGTTCGGGATGACGCCCACCCGGCGTATCTTCCCCTCGCGGTCGAAGCGCTTGAGCGTGCGGACGACCCACTCGACGTCCTGCCCGATTGCGGCCGCCACGTCCGCGTAGGGCGTCGCCGTCACCGGGAGGCCGCCTTGAATCTCCAGAACCAGGTCGCGTTCGGCGGGCGTGAGGGCCGTCTCGTCGGTGGGTTCGACGTCCGGCCCATGGTCCGAGAGGTCCACGTCCCCCTCCGGGACGGGGCCGTCGAGGAGGAACTTCGCCTCCACGCGGAACTCCCGGACCTTCGGGAGGTTGTACGTCGGCTGGCCCGTCTCCGCCTCGATGTCCGCGAGGACGCGTTCGACCTCCGATTCGTCGGCCACCGAGACGACGAACCACATGTTCAGGTGCGGGTGTTCGCGCTCGTAGTTGTGGGCCACCTCGCGGTGGGCGTTGACCTGCTCTGCGACCTCGTCGAACCGCTCCTCGGGGGCGTGCATGGCGACGAGCGTCGCGGTCCCGCCGATCTCCTGTGCGTTGACGAGTGCGCCGAACCGCGAGAGGACGCCCTCCTCGTCCATCCTCCTGACCCGGTCGAGGAGTTCCTCACTCGTGACGTCCACCCCGCGTTCGCGCAGGGCCGCCGCCGCGGGCTCGAAGGGCCGCTCGACGACCGGGAACCCGCCCTGGAAGGCGTTGAGAATCGCCCGGTCGATGCGGTCCAGCCCCTCGGTCGTGTTCATGGCGAGGGATCGGGGCCACCGGGGCATAAGGGCCGCGTTCGCTCGGTCGCACCCCCGCGAGGCGGTGGGCTACTCGAGCGCCCCGAGCGCCGCCTCGACGAGTTCGGAGAGGTCGCCGAGACGCTCGCCCGCGTGGACGGTTCCGGCCTCGCGGTCGTACTCGACGACGAGCGCCTCGTCGAGTTTCGGCAGGTGGTGCTGGTCGAGTTCCAGCCTGACTCGGGTGGTGTCGCCGCCGTGCTGGGTGACACCCCTCGCGAGTTCGGCGACGGCCACCGGCCGCTCCGCCTCCTGAAGCCACGTGACAACCTGCCGACGCCGGTAGTCGCCGAGCAGTTCGAACGCCTCGTCGGTGGTCGTCGGATCGGTCGGCCGACGCTGGTCTGTAAACGATACACGCCCGTCGTCTGATTCCCGCGTTTCACTCACGTCACGTCACCGTCCGCTGTCGTTCCGTTGCAGGGGGGTGGACAATAATACTTACCATCATGTTCGGGCGCGGGCGACCCGAGTTGGGCGACGAGTGCCGCGGACCGCGCCGGTTTCGCCGGTGGCCCCGTCAGTCGTCGCGGTCGTCGGGACCTTCGGTGCCGTCACGGTCGTGATCGCCGAGGACGCTCGTCACGCGCAGTGGGGCGTCGAGGGCCTCCACGTCCGCGACGATGGCGTCCTGGTCGGCGTCCGCCTCGTAGTAGAACACCACGTCGAACGTCCCGTCGCGGACGAGTTGCTGGCACTCCCAGACGAACTCGTCCCCTTTCAGGGTCAGGCCCTGATGCTGGTTCAGGCCGAACCGGGAGTCGTCGTTGCCCGAGTAGACGTACGTCTCGCCCTTCCCGGCGTGGTCGGCGATGACGTCGCCCACGTCGAGGGTCGTCTGGTGGAGGCGCGCCTCGTCGTCGCCCCCGAACTCGGTGTGGACGATGAGGCCGTTCAGTTCGATGTCACCGGGTTCGAGGAGCGCTCTGGTCCGTTCGTAGAGGTCGCTGTCGACCGTGTCCATGTAGGTGCCTCTCCACGAGCGGACATACACCTCACGGTCTCCGTGGACGGGTGCCTGAAAAAACTCGAACCGTCAGGTGCCGTGTTACAGGCGCTGGAGGTTCTTGGCGCGAGGGCCCTTGTCGGCCTGTTCGATGTCGAACTCGACCTCCTGCCCCTCTTCGAGGTCCGGACCGCCGACGTCTTCCATGTGGAAGAACACGTCGTCGTCGGCCTCGTCGGTCTCGATGAATCCGTAACCGCCAGTGTCGTTGAAGAACGCCACTTTTCCTTTCGCCATCGTCAGAGCCTCTTCAGGTTCTTCGCACGCGGGCCCTTGTCGGCCTGCTCGATGTCGAACTCCACTTCCTGGCCCTCCTCGAGGTCGGGGCCACCGACGTCCTCCATGTGGAAGAACACGTCGTCGTCGGACTCATCGGTCTTGATGAACCCGTAACCGCCTGTGTCGTTGAAGAAATCAACCGTACCGGTCGCCATTGCAATCCTCTCTTCGTCGCGACCGTATTAAAACCCTCCGGGCGTCTCGGGGAGAGACTATCAGCGATGACGCAAGACCTATGACTTCGGACTGATTCCCCCCGGGCATGGTACGGCGGGTCCGTCGACTGGCACGTCGGCTCTACGAGCGGGTACTCGAACGGGAACTCGGTGGCGTCCCCGCCCACGTCGCGGTCATCCAGGACGGCAACCGGCGCTACGCGGACCGAAAGGGCGCGGGAACGGCGGTCGGCCACCGCGCGGGCGCGGAGACGACGGAGGCGATGCTCGACTGGTGTGCGGAACTCGGCATCGAGGAACTGACGCTGTACGCCTTCTCGACGGAGAACTTCGAGCGCCCCCCCGAGGAGCGCGAGGAACTGTTCGACCTCATCGAGGACAAACTCTACCAGTTCGCCGACGACGAGAAGGTCCACGAGGACGAGGTGCGCATCCGCGCCATCGGCCAACTGGACCTGCTCCCCGCCCGGGTCCGCGAGGCCATCGAGTACGCCGAGACCCGGACCGCCGACTACGACAGCCAGTACCTGAACGTCGCGCTGGCCTACGGCGGCCGCGCGCAACTGCTCGGGGCGGCCCGCGACCTCGCGGGGGCCATCGAGGACGGCCGCCTCGCCAGCGACGACATCGACGTGGCCGCCGTCGAGGCCCGCCTCGCCGAACGACCCGCCCGCGCCGTCGACCTCATCATCCGCACCGGGGGCGACGAGCGCACCTCGAACTTCCTCCCGTGGCACGCCAACGGCAACGAGGCCGCCGTCTTCTTCTGTGCCCCCTACTGGCCAGAGTTCTCGCGCGTGGACTTCCTGCGGGCCATCCGCACCTACCAGTCCAGACAGGAGTCCTGGCGGCGCACCCGGAGCGAACGCGCACTCGCACTCGCCAGCGCCGTCGGCGCGGACCGACCGCTCGTCCGCAGACTCACCGAGAAGGTCGGCGACCTGCCGGAACTGGAAGTCGACGTGGAGGCGGAGGGCGAGGAGGCGGAGTCGGAACTGCTGGCCGACTGACCGCTCTCGACCGGACTTCTGTGAGGCGAGCATCTGCGAGCACCACACCGTTCCGTTCGACCGTCCCTTCGACCTACCGCCCGAATCTGCGCTGTCGGTCCTGATAGTCCCGCACCGCCCGGAGGTAGTCCCGTTTCCTGAAGTCCCGCCAGTTCACGTCGGTGAAGTACAGTTCCGAGTAGACCGACTGCCAGATCATGAAATCGGAGAGGCGTTCGGCCCCCGTCTTGATGACGAGGTCGGGGGCCGTCGGGAAGACGAGCGCCGACTCGATGTGGCTCTCGTCGATGTCCTCGCTCCGTAACTCCCCGGACTCGACGGCCTCGGTGACCGAGCGGACCGCGTTGGCGAACTCCGCCTTCCCGCCGAGGCCGATGCTGACCTGCACGGGCGCGTCGGCGCGTTCCTCGTCGTCCGGACCGCGGACCGCCAACGGGCGGGGCGCGTCGAGGTCGGCGAGGGTCCGCCGGAGCGTCGGGACGGCCGCCTCGTCGAGCACCGAGACGTACACCATCACGCGCTCGGCGCCGCCGTCGAACGCCCACCCGAGGAACGACTCCAGTCGCCGATAGGCGTCGTGTTCGAGCAGGTCGCGTTCGGTGATGACCAGCGCGATGGTCCGCGGCGCGGCCGCCGAACTCCGCCGGATGCGCGCCGCGAGGTATCGGTCGTACAGTCCCACGGGCCACTCTCCTCGGCGGGGGAACGTAAGGTTCACGGGAGGGTCCCCCGAACGCGGCGAGTACGCTGCCGAACCGGCCGTAGACGCGTCCCGAGGGGATTAAGTGGTCATCGAAGGTATCGGGGCACGTGTCTATCACGGTCCGACGCGCGGGCGCGTTCGGCGTCGTCGCCCTCCTCGCGCTGGTCGCCCCCCCGCTCGAGGGCCGCTTCGAGCCGCGAGTCGAGGCCGCACTCGCCGCCGTCCCCTTCGCGCTGGTCGCCCTCTACGCCCTCCTCGCCGACGACGAGGGCTACCTCTTCGACGTGTTCGCCCGGCCCGGCGACTTCGAGGAGGGCCGCCTCTACGGGCTGGCGGGCTTCTCGCTCGCCGCCGCGGGCCTCGCCATCGTGGCCCTCCGGTTCGGGATGCCGGTCGCGGTGTTCGTCACCAGCGTGTTCGTCCTCGCGTACGGCGACCTCGCCCAGAAGGGGACGCTGGACGTGGTCGGCGACCGCTTTCTCGCCATCTCGGCGTTCGCCGCCGCCGGCTTCGGTGCGGGCGTCCTCGCCCAGTTCGCGAGCGCCTTGCTCTCGGGCGGCGCGTTCGACCCCCCGCAGGCGGTCTTCCTCGCCGCCAGCGGCGCGTTGCTGGCCGCGCTGTTGCGCTCGATGCTGTTCGAGCGCGACGACCCGCTGGTGATGGCCTCCGTGGCGCTCGTCCTCTGGCTGTTCACCACCCTCCCGCTGGAGCTGACGGCGACGGGGGTGCTCGCGGGCGTGGGGGTGAGCGTCGCCCTCGGCTACGTCTCCTACGCGCTGGAGACGGCGTCGGTGACGGGGATGCTCGCGGGCGTGTTGCTCGCCCTCCTCAGCGTCGTGCTCGGCGACTTCGGCTGGTTCGCCGTCCTCATTTCCTTCTTCGCGGTGGGCGGCCTCTCCACGAAGTTCCGCTACGAGGAGAAACGCGAGCGCGGCATCGCCGAGGACAACGAGGGCGCGCGCGGCAGCGGAAACGTCCTCGCCAACAGCGCGGCGGCGCTGGTCGCCCTCGTCGCCGCCGCCGCCAGCCCCATGCTCGGTCTCCCCTCGCGGCTGTTCCTCTTCGCGTTCGTCGGGAGCGTCGCCGCCGCGATGAGCGACACCCTCTCCAGCGAAATCGGCGGCCTCTACGACGACCCGCGCCTCATCACAACCCTCCAGCGGGTGCCCCCCGGAACCGACGGCGGGGTCACGTGGCAGGGGGAACTCGCCGGCATCGCGGGGGCGGCCGTCGTCGCCGTCATCGCCGTCGTCGCCTTCTCGCTCTCGCCGCTGGGCGTCGTGGTCGTCGTCGCCGCCGGCGTCGCCGGGATGACCGTCGACAGCCTCCTCGGTGCGACCGTCGAGGGCGTCTACGTCGACAACAAGGGGGTCAACTTCGCCGCGACGACGGCCGCCGCGTTCGTCGGGGGCGCACTCGCCGTCGCGACGGGACTGGTCGTGGTCTGAGTCGGGGACGGTCCGAAGCGAAACGGGGCTAGTCCTCATGTGGGAGGCACGCGCGTCTCCGGGCATGGAGGGCATCGAGGTCAAGCCGCACAACCAACAGGAGGCCGCCGAGTCGCTCCCGCTCATCTCCGAGACGGCACGGGTGACGAGCGTCGAACCGATGGACCGCCGTCGCCACGCCGACGTGGCGGACGCCGTCGCGACGCTCCTCGACGCTCACGACGAGGACCACCTGCTCGAATCGGGGGAGTGGGGCCCGGACCCCATCGACTGGCCACAGGTTGAGGCGGCGCTCGACCCGGCGTCCGGCAGCACGCTCGAGCGGAAGGTCGAGAGCCTCCGTGACCGCGACGAACGGCCCTATCCCATGCTGGTCGACCTCCGCTTCGAGACCGAGGGGGGCTTCGAGTTCCAGCCCGGCCAGTACGTCACCGTTCGCTACGAGGACGTCTCACGGCCCTACTCCATCGCCAGTTCGCCCACCGCCGAGGACACCGCCCTCGCCATCCGGCACGTCCCCGACGGGACGCTGACCCCGATGCTCGTGGACGCCGACCCCGGCCACGAACTGGAGATTCGCGGCCCGAACGGGGAGTTCCTCCTCGAATCGCCCTCCTCGCGCGATATCGTCTTCCTCGCGACGGGGACGGGCGTCGCGCCGTTCAAGTCGATGATCGACTACACCTTCGAGGAGGGCCGCGACGTCTTCGAGGACGAGGAACGCGACGTGTGGCTCTTCCTCGGGTGTGCGTGGGAGGACGACCTGCCCTACCGCGAGGCCTTCCGCGAGTACGACGCCGAGCGCGAGAACTTCCACTTCGTGCCCACGCTCAGCCGCGAGGAGTACCTCTCGAAGTGGGACGGGGAGACGGACTACGTCCAGCACACGCTGATGAAGTACGTCGACGAGAGCGAACTCGCCGACGACGCCCCCGTGGAACTGCGGGAGTTCGCGGCGATGGACCCCGTCGCCGACCGGGACCGCCGCCTCGACCCGTCGACGATGGAGGTGTACGCCTGCGGCCTCAGCGCGATGGCCTACGGCCTCGTTGACGTCGCCGAGAGCATCGGCGTCTCGGGGCGCCACGTCCACGTGGAAGGGTACGGGTGACGGAACCGGACGCGGAGCCGTCCACGGTGTCTCGAACGACCGACCCGAGTTCAGTCCGTCGGCGGGCCGCTCATCGAGCGGTCTCGACTCCGTCCGGTCGTGCCGTGCCGGTTCGGCCCGGTTGAGGGCCGTGCGCCGCCACCCTTAGATAGCTACCGAACCAATGGGTATGGCTGATACCAATGAGCACCAACAGCGTCCGGAAACTGATCTCCCGGACCATCGACGGGGTCGAAGCACTCGTCAACACCGAATCGGGGGAGATATTCATCGACGTACCCGCCGAGACCCCGCAGTACATCCGCGTCGGAGAGGGCGACGTCATCCGGGAAGGAGACGTCCGCTCGCGAGCGGAGAAGGAGCTCGACTCCTCGACCCTCAAGAGGTGGACGGTAGAACGAATCGGGCGGAAGACGGTCGTCGGGACGGACGAGGAGACGGGTGAGCGACGCGAGTGGGAGCGCGACTCGCTCGAACGGCAACTCGCGACCGGCGGACTCAGCACGACCCTCACGGACTTCGAGCGGACGAACGTCGTCGGGGGGACGAAAACCGCGGACCACGAGGGGGAGATGAGCAGGGAATCGGTCGTCGTGATCCTCTACGGGAGCGACGGCCGGAAGTTCACCCAGACGTACCGCGTCACCGGTGTCGGGACCGACGGCGACGGCCAGCGCGTCGAACTGGTGGAGTCCGACAAACGCGCCGAAGCGTTCGAACCCGCCCTCCGAGAGCGGTTCGACCAGACGGCCGAGGACGCGCTCCGAAAGGAGGGGTACGCGCTCTGACCGACGCCGTCGCGCGACGGGCTCGCTCCGTCTCGGAGACGCCCCCGATACGTCGCTGAGGATGCCGGAGTGGGAACTCACGCCGTATCGGTCGGCGAACGACCGGCCAGCTAGACGGGTCGCCCGGACGCGAGCGGAGGGCGGCTACGGTTCGGGGCTCAGTCGGCGTCGGACTCGGCGCCCGTCTCCGGGCGGAGCAACTGGTCCGCGGTCCGCACCCGGACGCTCGTGGGCCGCTTGACGAACTCCCCGAGCGAGCGCCCGACGACCTGGTCGACCCCCCGCTGCGCGCAGACGTCGAGCAGTCGCTGGGTCACCTCGCCGTCCACGACGACGGCGTCGGGGACGGTCCCGGCGTCGCGGAC
Proteins encoded:
- the hemA gene encoding glutamyl-tRNA reductase, coding for MVGTSVIGGVSVAHEHADLDAIEAACGEGQTETVQSLLRRTDVTEAFALQTCNRAEAYVVTDTEETGRAALDPLVAAVDDDAVEWFDHEASLRHLMRVACGLESLVVGEDQILGQLRDAYATARENGGVGPILDDALTKALHVGERARTETAINEGAVSLGSAAVRLAARRLDLADATALVVGTGEMGTLAARALAEEVDSLVVANRTLARAEHVADTLVCEAEAETTAVGLAALPTALETADLVVTATGADGAVIDADTVATAGETLLIDLAQPRDVAPGTEDMAGVTVRDLDALQSVTDETAERRAAAAREVEDIVDAEFEHLLSQYKRKRADEVIGAMYEGAEGVKRREVARAVSQLEAAGDLTDEQREVVESLADSLVGQLLAAPTKSLRDAAERDDWSTIQTAIRLFDPNSNGTGPLMATGVSPEDIPDARERMPQAVLEQLDD
- a CDS encoding precorrin-2 dehydrogenase/sirohydrochlorin ferrochelatase family protein, with product MIPLLHDLRGERVLVFGGGPVGARRARTFAEEAAVVVVSPAFADRSFGDASLVRARPAPEDVAGWVGRVAPALVVAATDDEAVNDAAASAARERGLPYNRADRSGGRDHRNVAVPSIVRDGDVVVGLSTGSPALTRELRKRVEGEVEGAGELASLTARLREDLREEYGPEERREALRAVVSSERVWKALGSGDAKAKQIVVEIVSAQLGDSPW
- the ahbB gene encoding siroheme decarboxylase subunit beta, with the protein product MNTTEGLDRIDRAILNAFQGGFPVVERPFEPAAAALRERGVDVTSEELLDRVRRMDEEGVLSRFGALVNAQEIGGTATLVAMHAPEERFDEVAEQVNAHREVAHNYEREHPHLNMWFVVSVADESEVERVLADIEAETGQPTYNLPKVREFRVEAKFLLDGPVPEGDVDLSDHGPDVEPTDETALTPAERDLVLEIQGGLPVTATPYADVAAAIGQDVEWVVRTLKRFDREGKIRRVGVIPNHYALGYTENGMTVWNVPDELVEEVGPAIASLDFVTHCYQRPRHEGVWPYNFFAMTHGRTEAESRERVEQVRERMSEFWDVGDEDWDTLFSTRILKKTGIRLDERASANTR
- a CDS encoding DUF7344 domain-containing protein, encoding MSETRESDDGRVSFTDQRRPTDPTTTDEAFELLGDYRRRQVVTWLQEAERPVAVAELARGVTQHGGDTTRVRLELDQHHLPKLDEALVVEYDREAGTVHAGERLGDLSELVEAALGALE
- a CDS encoding DUF5778 family protein encodes the protein MDTVDSDLYERTRALLEPGDIELNGLIVHTEFGGDDEARLHQTTLDVGDVIADHAGKGETYVYSGNDDSRFGLNQHQGLTLKGDEFVWECQQLVRDGTFDVVFYYEADADQDAIVADVEALDAPLRVTSVLGDHDRDGTEGPDDRDD
- a CDS encoding cold-shock protein — encoded protein: MAKGKVAFFNDTGGYGFIETDEADDDVFFHMEDVGGPDLEEGQEVEFDIEQADKGPRAKNLQRL
- a CDS encoding cold-shock protein translates to MATGTVDFFNDTGGYGFIKTDESDDDVFFHMEDVGGPDLEEGQEVEFDIEQADKGPRAKNLKRL
- the uppS gene encoding polyprenyl diphosphate synthase codes for the protein MVRRVRRLARRLYERVLERELGGVPAHVAVIQDGNRRYADRKGAGTAVGHRAGAETTEAMLDWCAELGIEELTLYAFSTENFERPPEEREELFDLIEDKLYQFADDEKVHEDEVRIRAIGQLDLLPARVREAIEYAETRTADYDSQYLNVALAYGGRAQLLGAARDLAGAIEDGRLASDDIDVAAVEARLAERPARAVDLIIRTGGDERTSNFLPWHANGNEAAVFFCAPYWPEFSRVDFLRAIRTYQSRQESWRRTRSERALALASAVGADRPLVRRLTEKVGDLPELEVDVEAEGEEAESELLAD
- a CDS encoding undecaprenyl diphosphate synthase family protein, translated to MGLYDRYLAARIRRSSAAAPRTIALVITERDLLEHDAYRRLESFLGWAFDGGAERVMVYVSVLDEAAVPTLRRTLADLDAPRPLAVRGPDDEERADAPVQVSIGLGGKAEFANAVRSVTEAVESGELRSEDIDESHIESALVFPTAPDLVIKTGAERLSDFMIWQSVYSELYFTDVNWRDFRKRDYLRAVRDYQDRQRRFGR
- a CDS encoding DUF92 domain-containing protein, with translation MSITVRRAGAFGVVALLALVAPPLEGRFEPRVEAALAAVPFALVALYALLADDEGYLFDVFARPGDFEEGRLYGLAGFSLAAAGLAIVALRFGMPVAVFVTSVFVLAYGDLAQKGTLDVVGDRFLAISAFAAAGFGAGVLAQFASALLSGGAFDPPQAVFLAASGALLAALLRSMLFERDDPLVMASVALVLWLFTTLPLELTATGVLAGVGVSVALGYVSYALETASVTGMLAGVLLALLSVVLGDFGWFAVLISFFAVGGLSTKFRYEEKRERGIAEDNEGARGSGNVLANSAAALVALVAAAASPMLGLPSRLFLFAFVGSVAAAMSDTLSSEIGGLYDDPRLITTLQRVPPGTDGGVTWQGELAGIAGAAVVAVIAVVAFSLSPLGVVVVVAAGVAGMTVDSLLGATVEGVYVDNKGVNFAATTAAAFVGGALAVATGLVVV
- a CDS encoding FAD-dependent oxidoreductase; this encodes MEGIEVKPHNQQEAAESLPLISETARVTSVEPMDRRRHADVADAVATLLDAHDEDHLLESGEWGPDPIDWPQVEAALDPASGSTLERKVESLRDRDERPYPMLVDLRFETEGGFEFQPGQYVTVRYEDVSRPYSIASSPTAEDTALAIRHVPDGTLTPMLVDADPGHELEIRGPNGEFLLESPSSRDIVFLATGTGVAPFKSMIDYTFEEGRDVFEDEERDVWLFLGCAWEDDLPYREAFREYDAERENFHFVPTLSREEYLSKWDGETDYVQHTLMKYVDESELADDAPVELREFAAMDPVADRDRRLDPSTMEVYACGLSAMAYGLVDVAESIGVSGRHVHVEGYG